From a single Salmo salar chromosome ssa22, Ssal_v3.1, whole genome shotgun sequence genomic region:
- the LOC106583608 gene encoding tensin-2 isoform X1 translates to MERVMARHYDFDLTYITERIISVFFLPLLEEQRYRGNLQEVAAMLKSKHQDKFLLLNLSEKRHDITRLNPKVEDFGWPDLHAPPLDKICAMCKVMETWLTSDPSNVVVLHCKGNIGKMGVIVGAYMHYSKISAGADQALTTLAMRKFCEDKVSSSLQPSQNRYMYYFGGLLSGEIKMNSSPLYLHHVLIPSLPNFQAAGGGYYPFLKIYQSLQLVYTSGIYDPQGSRARKLYVTLEPALLLKGDIMVKCYHRRLRGSEREVVFRLQFHTCTVHRAQLWFSKGELDLACTDDRFPPDATVEFIFSYGPEKMKGQEYRKNDPSVTVDCNTSDPVMRWDSYENFNLHHQDSTEDISHTRGPLDGSLYAQVKKHRGRGSVNVADASPNACPTGNPTAKPPPPAQPQSQPPPLSLSSDSGHSSTPSEHMEDPPPCPLSRLEKEKKVVDCLLQRGEGGERDREMQRERDREMAILDDGDSVPDIGLRREQWSCCVRAGHGRRCQRCGEASGWERELCFANGHCMARCNSSTKGHPKSRALPALPSQQPVSPRPLEPHLDMCHRHSAHTLSKLPWECPPPPLPCLHRPCYPYPAPEHAHPNAHTIPASNRLFCGGEECRVFHYPAPRPDPPRLSHQSLPSSPYREMFFSPAARPRSDGCPCRDCTCRQEHQLASARAFHPLCPDQPESLHWPQGQDSELWNRDAWLGRGREGPSQLWEPENPWEAEREAEFCQRRSVGGMSPYRGPGYPSPQPLLDSPGGSSGYNTPQPPRHSCPCSLYQQASPSESHGSPRYASGYQSGSTLPLPPGSPNPGDSQSKPPTDRQQQTDGHTYVVQNSVGMEDSSSQGSLGQSEKKPDEQTFDDTVEGSPPSPPDGPQEPSQGPQQVEPLSGTPVSAEPASTSTILEPNTNSNSSTPETERTPHQAVKSTPTASTNSQNQGSDSCSKESIQMLSECVNPSDTQQVHMEVHTVSTSVHPPPTTAEDGELKVVERVREMSTQTAAVPSARHSIIPVQVKLNGSGSPQSERGCTASPSPCSTRSSAPPSPHLYIGSPERRPSPQPSPLAMDPAGRRLTPVSDSDPKIPSPVSDGYNTPTFPLASYYYPLLNIPHVPYSGYTAVTIPAAQPPLPEKRRLSSMPGYRNGHGSQSILSSSLGAIGPMGTSPQSSPLHVIISPLVGVGGLPPPVRRGLAPPSVREESSKVNAKFVQDSSKFWYKPGISRDQAIALLKDKEPGSFLIRNSNSFQGAYGLALKVASHPLNNVNNNKVFDQEHLVRHFLIETGSRGVKIKGCQNESYFGSLSALVYQRSLTPISLPCALFIPEKDLVGELQSASNTSTAADLLKQGAACNVLYLNSVETESLTGPQAVSKATRCTLTQSPQPMATMVHFKVSTQGITLTDSQRRLFFRRHYPINSVTFSSVDPQDKRWTNSDKKSSKVFGFVARRTGSTSENVCHLFAEMDTEQPAVAIVNFINKVMLGQQQRS, encoded by the exons GTTGAAGACTTTGGTTGGCCTGACCTGCACGCCCCTCCGCTAGACAAGATCTGTGCCATGTGTAAGGTCATGGAGACCtggctgacctctgaccccagcAACGTGGTCGTCCTTCACTGCAAG ggaaacATAGGGAAGATGGGGGTCATTGTGGGTGCCTACATGCACTACAGCAAGATCTCTGCAGG ggcggaccaggctctgaccaCTCTGGCCATGAGGAAGTTCTGTGAGGATAAAGTCTCCTCCTCGCTACAGCCCTCCCAGAACAG gtaTATGTACTACTTTGGGGGTCTGCTGTCGGGGGAGATCAAGATGAACAGCAGTCCTCTGTACCTTCACCATGTTCTGATCCCCAGCCTGCCCAACTTCCAGGCAGCAGGCGGAG GTTACTATCCTTTCCTGAAGATCTACCAGTCTCTACAGCTGGTCTACACCTCGGGCATCTA CGACCCCCAGGGCTCCAGGGCGAGGAAGCTGTATGTGACACTCGAGCCGGCGCTTCTGTTGAAGGGGGACATAATG gtgaagTGCTACCACCGGCGGCTGCGTGGCTCAGAGAGGGAGGTGGTGTTCAGGCTGCAGTTCCACACCTGTACGGTCCACAGAGCTCAGCTGTGGTTCAGCAAGGGAGAACTGGACCTGGCCTGTACAG ATGACCGCTTCCCTCCAGATGCTACGGTGGAGTTTATATTCTCCTACGGCCCAGAGAAAATGAAAg GGCAAGAGTACCGTAAGAATGACCCATCTGTTACAGTGGACTGCAACACCTCGGACCCAGTGATGCGCTGGGACTCCTATGAGAACTTCAATCTGCACCACCAGGATAGCACTGAGG ACATCTCCCACACGCGTGGTCCTCTGGATGGCAGCCTGTACGCCCAGGTGAAGAAGCATCGAGGCCGGGGCTCTGTCAATGTCGCTGATGCCTCTCCCAATGCATGCCCCACAGGCAACCCCACAGCCAAGCCCCCTCCACCGGCCCAGCCTCAATCTCAACCTCCGCCCCTGTCCCTCAGTTCTGACTCGGGacactcctccaccccctccgaACACATGGAGGACCCCCCTCCTTGCCCCCTGTCCCGcctggagaaagagaagaaggtGGTGGACTGTCTACTGCAGAGGGGGGAGGGTggcgagagagacagggaaatgcAGAGGGAGAGGGACCGGGAGATGGCAATTTTGGATGATGGAGACTCTGTTCCAGATATAGGGTTGAGGCGGGAGCAGTGGTCATGTTGCGTTCGAGCGGGCCACGGTCGAAGATGTCAGAGGTGTGGGGAGGCATCGGGTTGGGAGAGGGAGCTGTGCTTTGCTAACGGACATTGTATGGCCCGCTGTAACAGCAGCACCAAGGGGCACCCAAAGAGCCGAGCATTACCCGCCTTACCCTCCCAGCAGCCGGTGTCTCCTCGCCCCCTGGAGCCCCATCTGGACATGTGCCATCGCCATAGCGCCCACACCCTGTCCAAGTTGCCGTGGGAATGTCCCCCGCCCcctttaccctgtctccatcgGCCATGCTACCCCTACCCCGCCCCTGAACACGCCCACCCAAACGCCCACACCATCCCGGCCTCCAATAGGCTCTTCTGTGGTGGAGAGGAGTGTCGGGTCTTTCATTACCCCGCCCCCCGCCCTGACCCACCTCGCCTCTCCCACCAATCTCTGCCTTCCAGCCCGTATagggagatgtttttcagccCGGCGGCTCGTCCTCGCTCTGATGGCTGCCCATGCCGAGACTGCACCTGCAGGCAAGAGCACCAATTGGCTTCGGCCAGAGCCTTCCACCCGCTGTGCCCGGACCAACCAGAGAGCCTGCACTGGCCCCAAGGGCAGGACTCTGAGCTGTGGAACAGGGATGCCTGGCTGGGGCGGGGGAGGGAGGGGCCTTCTCAGCTCTGGGAGCCGGAGAATCCGTGGGAGGCGGAGAGAGAAGCAGAGTTTTGTCAACGGAGGTCAGTGGGAGGGATGTCACCCTATAGAGGTCCCGGGTACCCCAGCCCCCAACCACTCCTGGACAGCCCCGGTGGCAGCAGTGGGTACAACACACCCCAACCCCCTCGCCACTCCTGCCCTTGCTCTCTCTACCAGCAGGCCTCCCCCTCGGAGAGCCACGGGAGCCCGAGGTATGCCTCGGGGTACCAGTCTGGGTCCACCTTACCCCTGCCCCCTGGTAGCCCAAACCCTGGTGACTCCCAATCGAAACCACCCACCGACCGGCAGCAACAGACTGATGGACACACTT ATGTGGTGCAAAACAGTGTGGGTATGGAGGACTCTTCTTCCCAGGGGTCATTGGGGCAAAG tgagAAGAAGCCAGATGAACAGACATTTGACGACACTGTAGAAGGTTCCCCCCCGAGTCCTCCAGACGGTCCCCAGGAGCCAAGTCAAGGGCCCCAGCAGGTAGAGCCTCTCAGTGGGACCCCCGTTTCTGCAGAGCCAGCCTCCACCTCCACCATCCTGGAGCCTAACACCAATAGTAACAGTAGCACGCCGGAGACCGAAAGGACACCGCACCAAGCCGTAAAATCCACACCGACAGCATCGACAAATTCACAAAACCAAGGCAGTGACAGCTGTTCTAAAGAGTCCATACAGATGCTGAGTGAATGTGTGAACCCTAGTGACACACAACAAGTGCACATGGAAGTGCACACTGTAAGTACAAGTGTTCATCCACCTCCCACTACAGCTGAGGATGGAGAATTGAAGGTCGTGGAGAGAGTACGAGAGATGTCCACTCAGACCGCTGCCGTCCCGAGCGCAAGGCATTCAATCATCCCTGTCCAAGTGAAACTCAATGGCAGCGGCTCACCCCAATCAGAAAGAGGCTGCACTGCATCACCGAGCCCTTGCTCTACCCGCAGCTCTGCCCCTCCCTCACCACACCTTTACATTGGCTCCCCAGAGCGACGCCCCTCCCCTCAGCCCTCTCCATTGGCAATGGACCCAGCTGGGCGGAGACTTACCCCTGTGAGTGACAGTGACCCCAAAATCCCATCCCCTGTCTCTGACGGGTACAACACCCCCACCTTCCCCCTAGCGTCCTACTACTATCCCCTTCTCAACATCCCCCACGTCCCCTACTCGGGGTACACCGCTGTCACTATCCCCGCCGCCCAGCCCCCACTCCCCGAAAAGAGGCGCCTGTCTTCCATGCCAGGGTACCGCAACGGGCACGGCTCCCAGTCCATCCTGAGTTCCTCCCTGGGTGCCATAGGACCCATGGGTACCTCTCCCCAATCTAGCCCCCTCCACGTCATCATCTCCCccttggtgggggtgggggggctccCCCCGCCAGTCAGACGAGGACTGGCGCCCCCTAGTGTCAGAGAGGAAAGCAGCAAAGTCAATGCCAAGTTTGTCCAGGACAGCTCCAAGTTCTGGTACAAGCCTGGCATCTCCAGAGACCAAG CCATCGCTTTGTTGAAGGACAAAGAGCCTGGCTCCTTCCTGATCAGGAACAGTAACTCCTTTCAAGGGGCCTACGGTCTGGCCCTCAAGGTGGCCAGCCATCCTTTAAacaatgtcaacaacaacaaag tgtttgATCAGGAGCATCTGGTCAGACACTTCCTCATTGAGACAGGCTCTCGGGGGGTCAAGATAAAGGGCTGTCAGAATGAGTCCTATTTCG GAAGTTTATCTGCCTTGGTGTACCAGCGCTCACTCACCCCTATCTCCTTGCCATGCGCCCTATTCATCCCTGAGAAAG ATCTGGTCGGAGAGCTGCAGAGTGCCAGTAACACCAGTACGGCAGCTGACCTCCTCAAACAGGGCGCAG cctgtAACGTGCTCTACCTAAactctgtggagacagagtcaCTAACGGGGCCTCAGGCTGTCTCCAAGGCGACCAGGTGCACTCTGACCCAGAGCCCTCAGCCCATGGCCACCATGGTCCACTTCAAAGTGTCCACTCAGGGCATCACGCTGACCGACAGTCAAAGGAG ACTCTTCTTCAGGAGACACTACCCCATCAACAGTGTGACCTTCAGCAGCGTGGATCCTCAGGACAAGAG GTGGACTAATTCTGATAAAAAGTCAAGCAA GGTGTTCGGTTTCGTGGCCAGGCGGACTGGCAGCACATCGGAGAATGTGTGTCACCTGTTTGCCGAGATGGACACAGAGCAGCCGGCTGTGGCCATCGTCAACTTCATCAACAAGGTCATGCTGGGGCAGCAGCAACGCAGCTGA
- the LOC106583608 gene encoding tensin-2 isoform X2, whose protein sequence is MERVMARHYDFDLTYITERIISVFFLPLLEEQRYRGNLQEVAAMLKSKHQDKFLLLNLSEKRHDITRLNPKVEDFGWPDLHAPPLDKICAMCKVMETWLTSDPSNVVVLHCKGNIGKMGVIVGAYMHYSKISAGADQALTTLAMRKFCEDKVSSSLQPSQNRYMYYFGGLLSGEIKMNSSPLYLHHVLIPSLPNFQAAGGGYYPFLKIYQSLQLVYTSGIYDPQGSRARKLYVTLEPALLLKGDIMVKCYHRRLRGSEREVVFRLQFHTCTVHRAQLWFSKGELDLACTGQEYRKNDPSVTVDCNTSDPVMRWDSYENFNLHHQDSTEDISHTRGPLDGSLYAQVKKHRGRGSVNVADASPNACPTGNPTAKPPPPAQPQSQPPPLSLSSDSGHSSTPSEHMEDPPPCPLSRLEKEKKVVDCLLQRGEGGERDREMQRERDREMAILDDGDSVPDIGLRREQWSCCVRAGHGRRCQRCGEASGWERELCFANGHCMARCNSSTKGHPKSRALPALPSQQPVSPRPLEPHLDMCHRHSAHTLSKLPWECPPPPLPCLHRPCYPYPAPEHAHPNAHTIPASNRLFCGGEECRVFHYPAPRPDPPRLSHQSLPSSPYREMFFSPAARPRSDGCPCRDCTCRQEHQLASARAFHPLCPDQPESLHWPQGQDSELWNRDAWLGRGREGPSQLWEPENPWEAEREAEFCQRRSVGGMSPYRGPGYPSPQPLLDSPGGSSGYNTPQPPRHSCPCSLYQQASPSESHGSPRYASGYQSGSTLPLPPGSPNPGDSQSKPPTDRQQQTDGHTYVVQNSVGMEDSSSQGSLGQSEKKPDEQTFDDTVEGSPPSPPDGPQEPSQGPQQVEPLSGTPVSAEPASTSTILEPNTNSNSSTPETERTPHQAVKSTPTASTNSQNQGSDSCSKESIQMLSECVNPSDTQQVHMEVHTVSTSVHPPPTTAEDGELKVVERVREMSTQTAAVPSARHSIIPVQVKLNGSGSPQSERGCTASPSPCSTRSSAPPSPHLYIGSPERRPSPQPSPLAMDPAGRRLTPVSDSDPKIPSPVSDGYNTPTFPLASYYYPLLNIPHVPYSGYTAVTIPAAQPPLPEKRRLSSMPGYRNGHGSQSILSSSLGAIGPMGTSPQSSPLHVIISPLVGVGGLPPPVRRGLAPPSVREESSKVNAKFVQDSSKFWYKPGISRDQAIALLKDKEPGSFLIRNSNSFQGAYGLALKVASHPLNNVNNNKVFDQEHLVRHFLIETGSRGVKIKGCQNESYFGSLSALVYQRSLTPISLPCALFIPEKDLVGELQSASNTSTAADLLKQGAACNVLYLNSVETESLTGPQAVSKATRCTLTQSPQPMATMVHFKVSTQGITLTDSQRRLFFRRHYPINSVTFSSVDPQDKRWTNSDKKSSKVFGFVARRTGSTSENVCHLFAEMDTEQPAVAIVNFINKVMLGQQQRS, encoded by the exons GTTGAAGACTTTGGTTGGCCTGACCTGCACGCCCCTCCGCTAGACAAGATCTGTGCCATGTGTAAGGTCATGGAGACCtggctgacctctgaccccagcAACGTGGTCGTCCTTCACTGCAAG ggaaacATAGGGAAGATGGGGGTCATTGTGGGTGCCTACATGCACTACAGCAAGATCTCTGCAGG ggcggaccaggctctgaccaCTCTGGCCATGAGGAAGTTCTGTGAGGATAAAGTCTCCTCCTCGCTACAGCCCTCCCAGAACAG gtaTATGTACTACTTTGGGGGTCTGCTGTCGGGGGAGATCAAGATGAACAGCAGTCCTCTGTACCTTCACCATGTTCTGATCCCCAGCCTGCCCAACTTCCAGGCAGCAGGCGGAG GTTACTATCCTTTCCTGAAGATCTACCAGTCTCTACAGCTGGTCTACACCTCGGGCATCTA CGACCCCCAGGGCTCCAGGGCGAGGAAGCTGTATGTGACACTCGAGCCGGCGCTTCTGTTGAAGGGGGACATAATG gtgaagTGCTACCACCGGCGGCTGCGTGGCTCAGAGAGGGAGGTGGTGTTCAGGCTGCAGTTCCACACCTGTACGGTCCACAGAGCTCAGCTGTGGTTCAGCAAGGGAGAACTGGACCTGGCCTGTACAG GGCAAGAGTACCGTAAGAATGACCCATCTGTTACAGTGGACTGCAACACCTCGGACCCAGTGATGCGCTGGGACTCCTATGAGAACTTCAATCTGCACCACCAGGATAGCACTGAGG ACATCTCCCACACGCGTGGTCCTCTGGATGGCAGCCTGTACGCCCAGGTGAAGAAGCATCGAGGCCGGGGCTCTGTCAATGTCGCTGATGCCTCTCCCAATGCATGCCCCACAGGCAACCCCACAGCCAAGCCCCCTCCACCGGCCCAGCCTCAATCTCAACCTCCGCCCCTGTCCCTCAGTTCTGACTCGGGacactcctccaccccctccgaACACATGGAGGACCCCCCTCCTTGCCCCCTGTCCCGcctggagaaagagaagaaggtGGTGGACTGTCTACTGCAGAGGGGGGAGGGTggcgagagagacagggaaatgcAGAGGGAGAGGGACCGGGAGATGGCAATTTTGGATGATGGAGACTCTGTTCCAGATATAGGGTTGAGGCGGGAGCAGTGGTCATGTTGCGTTCGAGCGGGCCACGGTCGAAGATGTCAGAGGTGTGGGGAGGCATCGGGTTGGGAGAGGGAGCTGTGCTTTGCTAACGGACATTGTATGGCCCGCTGTAACAGCAGCACCAAGGGGCACCCAAAGAGCCGAGCATTACCCGCCTTACCCTCCCAGCAGCCGGTGTCTCCTCGCCCCCTGGAGCCCCATCTGGACATGTGCCATCGCCATAGCGCCCACACCCTGTCCAAGTTGCCGTGGGAATGTCCCCCGCCCcctttaccctgtctccatcgGCCATGCTACCCCTACCCCGCCCCTGAACACGCCCACCCAAACGCCCACACCATCCCGGCCTCCAATAGGCTCTTCTGTGGTGGAGAGGAGTGTCGGGTCTTTCATTACCCCGCCCCCCGCCCTGACCCACCTCGCCTCTCCCACCAATCTCTGCCTTCCAGCCCGTATagggagatgtttttcagccCGGCGGCTCGTCCTCGCTCTGATGGCTGCCCATGCCGAGACTGCACCTGCAGGCAAGAGCACCAATTGGCTTCGGCCAGAGCCTTCCACCCGCTGTGCCCGGACCAACCAGAGAGCCTGCACTGGCCCCAAGGGCAGGACTCTGAGCTGTGGAACAGGGATGCCTGGCTGGGGCGGGGGAGGGAGGGGCCTTCTCAGCTCTGGGAGCCGGAGAATCCGTGGGAGGCGGAGAGAGAAGCAGAGTTTTGTCAACGGAGGTCAGTGGGAGGGATGTCACCCTATAGAGGTCCCGGGTACCCCAGCCCCCAACCACTCCTGGACAGCCCCGGTGGCAGCAGTGGGTACAACACACCCCAACCCCCTCGCCACTCCTGCCCTTGCTCTCTCTACCAGCAGGCCTCCCCCTCGGAGAGCCACGGGAGCCCGAGGTATGCCTCGGGGTACCAGTCTGGGTCCACCTTACCCCTGCCCCCTGGTAGCCCAAACCCTGGTGACTCCCAATCGAAACCACCCACCGACCGGCAGCAACAGACTGATGGACACACTT ATGTGGTGCAAAACAGTGTGGGTATGGAGGACTCTTCTTCCCAGGGGTCATTGGGGCAAAG tgagAAGAAGCCAGATGAACAGACATTTGACGACACTGTAGAAGGTTCCCCCCCGAGTCCTCCAGACGGTCCCCAGGAGCCAAGTCAAGGGCCCCAGCAGGTAGAGCCTCTCAGTGGGACCCCCGTTTCTGCAGAGCCAGCCTCCACCTCCACCATCCTGGAGCCTAACACCAATAGTAACAGTAGCACGCCGGAGACCGAAAGGACACCGCACCAAGCCGTAAAATCCACACCGACAGCATCGACAAATTCACAAAACCAAGGCAGTGACAGCTGTTCTAAAGAGTCCATACAGATGCTGAGTGAATGTGTGAACCCTAGTGACACACAACAAGTGCACATGGAAGTGCACACTGTAAGTACAAGTGTTCATCCACCTCCCACTACAGCTGAGGATGGAGAATTGAAGGTCGTGGAGAGAGTACGAGAGATGTCCACTCAGACCGCTGCCGTCCCGAGCGCAAGGCATTCAATCATCCCTGTCCAAGTGAAACTCAATGGCAGCGGCTCACCCCAATCAGAAAGAGGCTGCACTGCATCACCGAGCCCTTGCTCTACCCGCAGCTCTGCCCCTCCCTCACCACACCTTTACATTGGCTCCCCAGAGCGACGCCCCTCCCCTCAGCCCTCTCCATTGGCAATGGACCCAGCTGGGCGGAGACTTACCCCTGTGAGTGACAGTGACCCCAAAATCCCATCCCCTGTCTCTGACGGGTACAACACCCCCACCTTCCCCCTAGCGTCCTACTACTATCCCCTTCTCAACATCCCCCACGTCCCCTACTCGGGGTACACCGCTGTCACTATCCCCGCCGCCCAGCCCCCACTCCCCGAAAAGAGGCGCCTGTCTTCCATGCCAGGGTACCGCAACGGGCACGGCTCCCAGTCCATCCTGAGTTCCTCCCTGGGTGCCATAGGACCCATGGGTACCTCTCCCCAATCTAGCCCCCTCCACGTCATCATCTCCCccttggtgggggtgggggggctccCCCCGCCAGTCAGACGAGGACTGGCGCCCCCTAGTGTCAGAGAGGAAAGCAGCAAAGTCAATGCCAAGTTTGTCCAGGACAGCTCCAAGTTCTGGTACAAGCCTGGCATCTCCAGAGACCAAG CCATCGCTTTGTTGAAGGACAAAGAGCCTGGCTCCTTCCTGATCAGGAACAGTAACTCCTTTCAAGGGGCCTACGGTCTGGCCCTCAAGGTGGCCAGCCATCCTTTAAacaatgtcaacaacaacaaag tgtttgATCAGGAGCATCTGGTCAGACACTTCCTCATTGAGACAGGCTCTCGGGGGGTCAAGATAAAGGGCTGTCAGAATGAGTCCTATTTCG GAAGTTTATCTGCCTTGGTGTACCAGCGCTCACTCACCCCTATCTCCTTGCCATGCGCCCTATTCATCCCTGAGAAAG ATCTGGTCGGAGAGCTGCAGAGTGCCAGTAACACCAGTACGGCAGCTGACCTCCTCAAACAGGGCGCAG cctgtAACGTGCTCTACCTAAactctgtggagacagagtcaCTAACGGGGCCTCAGGCTGTCTCCAAGGCGACCAGGTGCACTCTGACCCAGAGCCCTCAGCCCATGGCCACCATGGTCCACTTCAAAGTGTCCACTCAGGGCATCACGCTGACCGACAGTCAAAGGAG ACTCTTCTTCAGGAGACACTACCCCATCAACAGTGTGACCTTCAGCAGCGTGGATCCTCAGGACAAGAG GTGGACTAATTCTGATAAAAAGTCAAGCAA GGTGTTCGGTTTCGTGGCCAGGCGGACTGGCAGCACATCGGAGAATGTGTGTCACCTGTTTGCCGAGATGGACACAGAGCAGCCGGCTGTGGCCATCGTCAACTTCATCAACAAGGTCATGCTGGGGCAGCAGCAACGCAGCTGA